One genomic segment of Macaca fascicularis isolate 582-1 chromosome 19, T2T-MFA8v1.1 includes these proteins:
- the ZSWIM4 gene encoding zinc finger SWIM domain-containing protein 4 isoform X1, whose translation MEPPAAKRSRGCPAEPDERDAGAGAARGQGRPEALLDLSAKRVAESWAFEQVEERFSRVPEPVQKRIVFWSFPRSEREICMYSSLGYPPPEGEHDARVPFTRGLHLLQSGAVDRVLQVGFHLSGNIREPGGPGEPERLYHVSISFDRCKITSVSCGCDNRDLFYCAHVVALSLYRIRHARQVELRLPISETLSQMNRDQLQKFVQYLISAHHTEVLPTAQRLADEILLLGSEINLVHGAPDPTAGAGIEDANCWHLDEEQIQEQVKQLLSNGGYYGASQQLRSMFSKVREMLRMRDSNGARMLILMTEQFLQDPRLALWRQQGAGMTDKCRQLWDELGALWVCVVLSPHCKPEERAGWLQLLSRWDKLDVCPLEEGNYSFDGPSLQPTVAPIPGSEEEEEVAATSPRHTVFGRALLAGELHWNDAYLQRILASDSYGPSLTGSVGGDKPTFDPQGRPLWLGEPFPTACARVDTLRAHGYPRQALRLASAIINTLRLQRRHQLESYKQQKKELLQKGSTCITNTEGWVGHPLDPIGCLCRALLEACRLEEEALTLYPDSGPEKRKVAYQHVPVPGSPGESYLVLALEVALLGLGQQRALPEGLYAQDKVVRNEEQLLALLEEVELDERLVQVLRKQAGLLLEGGPFSGFGEVLFRESVPMHTCARYLFTALLPHDPDLAYRLALRAMRLPVLETAFPAGEPHPSPLDSIMSNRFPRWFILGHLETRQCELASTMLTAAKGDPKWLHAVLGSIQQNIHSPALLFKLAQDACKTATPVSAPPDTTLLGIALELGLQVMRMTLNIMTWRRREMVRWLVSCATEIGPQALMNIMQNWYSLFTPVEAATIVAVTGTTHATLLRLQLDTPRREELWACARTLALQCAMKDPQNCALPALTLCEKNHSAFEAAYQIVLDAAAGGLGHAHLFTVARYMEHRGLPLRAYKLATLALAQLSIAFNQDSHPAVNDVLWACSLSHSLGRHELSAIVPLIIRSIHCAPMLSDILRRWTLSAPGLGPLGARRATKPLGADRAPLCQLLDAAVTAYITTSHSRLTHISPRHYGDFIEFLGKARETFLLAPDGHLQFAQFLENLKQTYKGKKKLMLLVRERFG comes from the exons ATGGAACCCCCCGCGGCCAAGCGGAGCCGGGGCTGCCCCGCGGAACCCGACGAGCGCgatgctggggctggggctgcgcGTGGCCAGGGCCGGCCCGAGGCGCTGCTGGACCTCAGCGCCAAGCGGGTAGCCGAGAGCTGGGCCTTCGAGCAG GTGGAGGAGCGGTTCTCCCGGGTGCCTGAGCCGGTCCAGAAGCGCATCGTGTTTTGGTCGTTTCCACGCAGTGAACGGGAAATATGTATGTACTCGTCGCTGGGTTACCCGCCCCCAGAGGGCGAGCACGACGCCCGGGTGCCCTTTACCCGTGGGCTGCACCTGCTCCAGAGCGGGGCCGTGGACCGCGTGTTGCAAGTGG GATTCCATTTGAGTGGAAACATCCGCGAGCCGGGGGGTCCTGGAGAGCCCGAGCGCCTCTACCACGTCTCCATCAGCTTTGATCGCTGCAAGATCACGTCGGTGAGCTGCGGCTGTGACAACCGCGACCTCTTCTACTGCGCCCACGTCGTGGCCCTGTCCCTGTACCGCATTCGGCACGCCCGCCAGGTGGAGCTACGGCTGCCCATCTCCGAGACGCTCTCCCAGATGAACCGGGACCAGCTGCAGAAGTTCGTGCAATACCTCATCAGCGCCCACCACACTGAGGTGCTGCCCACCGCTCAGCGCTTGGCTGATGAGATCCTCCTGCTGGGCTCTGAGATCAACTTGGTGCATG gcGCCCCAGACCCCACCGCTGGCGCAGGAATCGAGGACGCCAACTGCTGGCACCTGGACGAGGAGCAGATCCAGGAGCAGGTGAAGCAACTGCTGTCCAACGGCGGCTACTACGGGGCTAGCCAGCAGCTGCGCTCCATGTTCAGCAAG GTGCGGGAGATGCTGCGAATGCGGGACTCCAACGGAGCGCGCATGCTGATCCTCATGACCGAGCAGTTCCTGCAGGACCCGCGCCTGGCCCTGTGGCGGCAGCAGGGCGCCGGCATGACGGACAAGTGCCGGCAGCTCTGGGATGAGCTGG GGGCCCTGTGGGTTTGCGTCGTCCTGAGCCCCCACTGCAAACCAGAGGAAAGGGCAGGCTGGCTCCAGCTGCTCAGCAGGTGGGACAAGCTCGACGTGTGCCCACTGGAAGAAGGCAACTACTCCTTCGACGGCCCCAGCCTGCAGCCCACCGTGGCCCCCATCCCAG GCtcggaggaagaggaagaggtggcAGCCACAAGTCCCCGCCACACGGTATTTGGCCGCGCCTTGCTGGCTGGAGAGCTGCACTGGAATGACGCCTACCTGCAGAGGATCCTGGCCAGTGACTCCTACGGGCCCAGCCTCACAGGCAGCGTGGGTGGGGACAAACCGACTTTCGACCCCCAGGGCCGCCCACTGTGGCTGGGAGAACCTTTCCCCACTGCCTGCGCCCGTGTGGACACCCTGCGTGCCCACGGATACCCCCGGCAAGCCCTGCGGCTGGCCAGTGCCATCATCAACACGCTCCGGCTGCAGCGGCGGCATCAGCTGGAGAGCTACAAGCAGCAGAAAAAAG AGCTGCTCCAGAAGGGTTCCACCTGCATCACCAACACTGAAGGATGGGTGGGGCACCCCCTGGACCCCATTGGCTGCCTCTGCAGGGCGCTCCTGGAGGCCTGTCGTCTGGAGGAGGAGGCACTTACCCTTTACCCAG ACTCAGGCCCCGAGAAGCGGAAGGTGGCCTACCAGCACGTGCCTGTGCCCGGGAGCCCTGGAGAGTCCTATTTGGTGCTGGCGCTGGAGGTGGcactgctggggctggggcagcagCGGGCCCTGCCGGAGGGGCTGTACGCCCAGGACAAGGTGGTGCGCAACGAGGAGCAGCTGCTGGCCCTGCTGGAGGAAGTGGAATTGGATGAGCGGTTGGTGCAAGTGCTGCGCAAACAGGCGGGGCTGCTGCTGGAAG GGGGTCCCTTCAGTGGCTTCGGGGAGGTGCTGTTCCGGGAGAGCGTGCCCATGCACACCTGTGCCCGCTACCTGTTCACTGCACTGCTGCCTCATGACCCCGACCTGGCCTATCGCCTCGCGCTGCGAGCCATGAG GCTGCCTGTACTGGAGACAGCATTTCCTGCTGGAGAACCTCATCCCAGCCCACTGGACTCCATCATGAGCAACCGCTTCCCCCGCTGGTTCATCCTTGGCCACCTGGAGACCCGCCAGTGTGAACTGGCTTCCACCATGTTGACAGCCGCCAAGG GAGACCCCAAGTGGCTACACGCGGTACTGGGCTCCATCCAGCAGAACATCCACTCTCCCGCCCTGCTCTTCAAGCTGGCGCAAGACGCCTGCAAGACAGCCACCCCGGTTAGCGCCCCACCAGACACCACGCTGCTGGGCATCGCActggagctggggctgcag GTGATGCGGATGACTCTGAACATAATGACCTGGCGGCGGAGGGAGATGGTGCGCTGGCTGGTCAGCTGTGCCACAGAGATTG gcccgcAAGCCCTGATGAATATCATGCAGAACTGGTATTCCCTATTCACACCGGTGGAGGCGGCCACTATCGTAGCAGTGACGGGCACCACACACGCCACTCTGCTGCGACTGCAGCTGGACACACCCCGGAGGGAGGAGCTCTGGGCCTGCGCCCGCACCCTGGCCTTGCAGTGCGCCATGAAGGATCCTCAGAACTGCGCTTTGCCTGCCCTGACCCTGTGTGAGAAGAACCACTCGGCCTTCGAGGCGGCCTACCAGATCGTGCTGGACGCGGCGGCCGGCGGCCTGGGCCACGCCCACCTCTTCACTGTGGCCCGCTATATGGAGCACCGCGGGCTGCCGCTCCGGGCCTACAAGCTGGCAACGCTGGCCCTGGCGCAGCTCAGCATTGCCTTCAACCAGGACAGCCACCCTGCCGTCAACGACGTGCTTTGGGCCTGCTCGCTCAGCCACTCCCTGGGCCGGCACGAGCTCTCTGCCATCGTCCCCCTCATCATCCGCAGCATCCACTGTGCCCCAATGCTGTCCGATATTCTGCGCCGCTGGACTCTCTCGGCGCCCGGCCTGGGCCCCTTAGGGGCACGCCGGGCCACCAAGCCACTGGGTGCTGACCGGGCGCCGCTCTGCCAGCTCCTGGATGCGGCAGTCACCGCCTACATCACCACCAGCCACTCGCGCCTCACGCACATCAGCCCGCGGCACTATGGGGACTTCATTGAATTCCTGGGCAAGGCCCGGGAGACCTTCCTGCTGGCGCCCGACGGGCACCTCCAGTTCGCACAGTTCTTGGAGAACCTCAAACAGACCTACAAGGGCAAGAAGAAACTCATGCTTTTGGTGCGGGAGCGTTTTGGTTGA
- the ZSWIM4 gene encoding zinc finger SWIM domain-containing protein 4 isoform X4, with amino-acid sequence MEPPAAKRSRGCPAEPDERDAGAGAARGQGRPEALLDLSAKRVAESWAFEQVEERFSRVPEPVQKRIVFWSFPRSEREICMYSSLGYPPPEGEHDARVPFTRGLHLLQSGAVDRVLQVGFHLSGNIREPGGPGEPERLYHVSISFDRCKITSVSCGCDNRDLFYCAHVVALSLYRIRHARQVELRLPISETLSQMNRDQLQKFVQYLISAHHTEVLPTAQRLADEILLLGSEINLVHGAPDPTAGAGIEDANCWHLDEEQIQEQVKQLLSNGGYYGASQQLRSMFSKVREMLRMRDSNGARMLILMTEQFLQDPRLALWRQQGAGMTDKCRQLWDELGALWVCVVLSPHCKPEERAGWLQLLSRWDKLDVCPLEEGNYSFDGPSLQPTVAPIPGSEEEEEVAATSPRHTVFGRALLAGELHWNDAYLQRILASDSYGPSLTGSVGGDKPTFDPQGRPLWLGEPFPTACARVDTLRAHGYPRQALRLASAIINTLRLQRRHQLESYKQQKKELLQKGSTCITNTEGWVGHPLDPIGCLCRALLEACRLEEEALTLYPDSGPEKRKVAYQHVPVPGSPGESYLVLALEVALLGLGQQRALPEGLYAQDKVVRNEEQLLALLEEVELDERLVQVLRKQAGLLLEGEAPPLGLAVPERGSLQWLRGGAVPGERAHAHLCPLPVHCTAAS; translated from the exons ATGGAACCCCCCGCGGCCAAGCGGAGCCGGGGCTGCCCCGCGGAACCCGACGAGCGCgatgctggggctggggctgcgcGTGGCCAGGGCCGGCCCGAGGCGCTGCTGGACCTCAGCGCCAAGCGGGTAGCCGAGAGCTGGGCCTTCGAGCAG GTGGAGGAGCGGTTCTCCCGGGTGCCTGAGCCGGTCCAGAAGCGCATCGTGTTTTGGTCGTTTCCACGCAGTGAACGGGAAATATGTATGTACTCGTCGCTGGGTTACCCGCCCCCAGAGGGCGAGCACGACGCCCGGGTGCCCTTTACCCGTGGGCTGCACCTGCTCCAGAGCGGGGCCGTGGACCGCGTGTTGCAAGTGG GATTCCATTTGAGTGGAAACATCCGCGAGCCGGGGGGTCCTGGAGAGCCCGAGCGCCTCTACCACGTCTCCATCAGCTTTGATCGCTGCAAGATCACGTCGGTGAGCTGCGGCTGTGACAACCGCGACCTCTTCTACTGCGCCCACGTCGTGGCCCTGTCCCTGTACCGCATTCGGCACGCCCGCCAGGTGGAGCTACGGCTGCCCATCTCCGAGACGCTCTCCCAGATGAACCGGGACCAGCTGCAGAAGTTCGTGCAATACCTCATCAGCGCCCACCACACTGAGGTGCTGCCCACCGCTCAGCGCTTGGCTGATGAGATCCTCCTGCTGGGCTCTGAGATCAACTTGGTGCATG gcGCCCCAGACCCCACCGCTGGCGCAGGAATCGAGGACGCCAACTGCTGGCACCTGGACGAGGAGCAGATCCAGGAGCAGGTGAAGCAACTGCTGTCCAACGGCGGCTACTACGGGGCTAGCCAGCAGCTGCGCTCCATGTTCAGCAAG GTGCGGGAGATGCTGCGAATGCGGGACTCCAACGGAGCGCGCATGCTGATCCTCATGACCGAGCAGTTCCTGCAGGACCCGCGCCTGGCCCTGTGGCGGCAGCAGGGCGCCGGCATGACGGACAAGTGCCGGCAGCTCTGGGATGAGCTGG GGGCCCTGTGGGTTTGCGTCGTCCTGAGCCCCCACTGCAAACCAGAGGAAAGGGCAGGCTGGCTCCAGCTGCTCAGCAGGTGGGACAAGCTCGACGTGTGCCCACTGGAAGAAGGCAACTACTCCTTCGACGGCCCCAGCCTGCAGCCCACCGTGGCCCCCATCCCAG GCtcggaggaagaggaagaggtggcAGCCACAAGTCCCCGCCACACGGTATTTGGCCGCGCCTTGCTGGCTGGAGAGCTGCACTGGAATGACGCCTACCTGCAGAGGATCCTGGCCAGTGACTCCTACGGGCCCAGCCTCACAGGCAGCGTGGGTGGGGACAAACCGACTTTCGACCCCCAGGGCCGCCCACTGTGGCTGGGAGAACCTTTCCCCACTGCCTGCGCCCGTGTGGACACCCTGCGTGCCCACGGATACCCCCGGCAAGCCCTGCGGCTGGCCAGTGCCATCATCAACACGCTCCGGCTGCAGCGGCGGCATCAGCTGGAGAGCTACAAGCAGCAGAAAAAAG AGCTGCTCCAGAAGGGTTCCACCTGCATCACCAACACTGAAGGATGGGTGGGGCACCCCCTGGACCCCATTGGCTGCCTCTGCAGGGCGCTCCTGGAGGCCTGTCGTCTGGAGGAGGAGGCACTTACCCTTTACCCAG ACTCAGGCCCCGAGAAGCGGAAGGTGGCCTACCAGCACGTGCCTGTGCCCGGGAGCCCTGGAGAGTCCTATTTGGTGCTGGCGCTGGAGGTGGcactgctggggctggggcagcagCGGGCCCTGCCGGAGGGGCTGTACGCCCAGGACAAGGTGGTGCGCAACGAGGAGCAGCTGCTGGCCCTGCTGGAGGAAGTGGAATTGGATGAGCGGTTGGTGCAAGTGCTGCGCAAACAGGCGGGGCTGCTGCTGGAAGGTGAGGCCCCGCCCCTAGGCCTGGCTGTTCCTGAAAG GGGGTCCCTTCAGTGGCTTCGGGGAGGTGCTGTTCCGGGAGAGCGTGCCCATGCACACCTGTGCCCGCTACCTGTTCACTGCACTGCTGCCTCATGA
- the ZSWIM4 gene encoding zinc finger SWIM domain-containing protein 4 isoform X2: MEPPAAKRSRGCPAEPDERDAGAGAARGQGRPEALLDLSAKRVAESWAFEQVEERFSRVPEPVQKRIVFWSFPRSEREICMYSSLGYPPPEGEHDARVPFTRGLHLLQSGAVDRVLQVGFHLSGNIREPGGPGEPERLYHVSISFDRCKITSVSCGCDNRDLFYCAHVVALSLYRIRHARQVELRLPISETLSQMNRDQLQKFVQYLISAHHTEVLPTAQRLADEILLLGSEINLVHGAPDPTAGAGIEDANCWHLDEEQIQEQVKQLLSNGGYYGASQQLRSMFSKVREMLRMRDSNGARMLILMTEQFLQDPRLALWRQQGAGMTDKCRQLWDELGSEEEEEVAATSPRHTVFGRALLAGELHWNDAYLQRILASDSYGPSLTGSVGGDKPTFDPQGRPLWLGEPFPTACARVDTLRAHGYPRQALRLASAIINTLRLQRRHQLESYKQQKKELLQKGSTCITNTEGWVGHPLDPIGCLCRALLEACRLEEEALTLYPDSGPEKRKVAYQHVPVPGSPGESYLVLALEVALLGLGQQRALPEGLYAQDKVVRNEEQLLALLEEVELDERLVQVLRKQAGLLLEGGPFSGFGEVLFRESVPMHTCARYLFTALLPHDPDLAYRLALRAMRLPVLETAFPAGEPHPSPLDSIMSNRFPRWFILGHLETRQCELASTMLTAAKGDPKWLHAVLGSIQQNIHSPALLFKLAQDACKTATPVSAPPDTTLLGIALELGLQVMRMTLNIMTWRRREMVRWLVSCATEIGPQALMNIMQNWYSLFTPVEAATIVAVTGTTHATLLRLQLDTPRREELWACARTLALQCAMKDPQNCALPALTLCEKNHSAFEAAYQIVLDAAAGGLGHAHLFTVARYMEHRGLPLRAYKLATLALAQLSIAFNQDSHPAVNDVLWACSLSHSLGRHELSAIVPLIIRSIHCAPMLSDILRRWTLSAPGLGPLGARRATKPLGADRAPLCQLLDAAVTAYITTSHSRLTHISPRHYGDFIEFLGKARETFLLAPDGHLQFAQFLENLKQTYKGKKKLMLLVRERFG, from the exons ATGGAACCCCCCGCGGCCAAGCGGAGCCGGGGCTGCCCCGCGGAACCCGACGAGCGCgatgctggggctggggctgcgcGTGGCCAGGGCCGGCCCGAGGCGCTGCTGGACCTCAGCGCCAAGCGGGTAGCCGAGAGCTGGGCCTTCGAGCAG GTGGAGGAGCGGTTCTCCCGGGTGCCTGAGCCGGTCCAGAAGCGCATCGTGTTTTGGTCGTTTCCACGCAGTGAACGGGAAATATGTATGTACTCGTCGCTGGGTTACCCGCCCCCAGAGGGCGAGCACGACGCCCGGGTGCCCTTTACCCGTGGGCTGCACCTGCTCCAGAGCGGGGCCGTGGACCGCGTGTTGCAAGTGG GATTCCATTTGAGTGGAAACATCCGCGAGCCGGGGGGTCCTGGAGAGCCCGAGCGCCTCTACCACGTCTCCATCAGCTTTGATCGCTGCAAGATCACGTCGGTGAGCTGCGGCTGTGACAACCGCGACCTCTTCTACTGCGCCCACGTCGTGGCCCTGTCCCTGTACCGCATTCGGCACGCCCGCCAGGTGGAGCTACGGCTGCCCATCTCCGAGACGCTCTCCCAGATGAACCGGGACCAGCTGCAGAAGTTCGTGCAATACCTCATCAGCGCCCACCACACTGAGGTGCTGCCCACCGCTCAGCGCTTGGCTGATGAGATCCTCCTGCTGGGCTCTGAGATCAACTTGGTGCATG gcGCCCCAGACCCCACCGCTGGCGCAGGAATCGAGGACGCCAACTGCTGGCACCTGGACGAGGAGCAGATCCAGGAGCAGGTGAAGCAACTGCTGTCCAACGGCGGCTACTACGGGGCTAGCCAGCAGCTGCGCTCCATGTTCAGCAAG GTGCGGGAGATGCTGCGAATGCGGGACTCCAACGGAGCGCGCATGCTGATCCTCATGACCGAGCAGTTCCTGCAGGACCCGCGCCTGGCCCTGTGGCGGCAGCAGGGCGCCGGCATGACGGACAAGTGCCGGCAGCTCTGGGATGAGCTGG GCtcggaggaagaggaagaggtggcAGCCACAAGTCCCCGCCACACGGTATTTGGCCGCGCCTTGCTGGCTGGAGAGCTGCACTGGAATGACGCCTACCTGCAGAGGATCCTGGCCAGTGACTCCTACGGGCCCAGCCTCACAGGCAGCGTGGGTGGGGACAAACCGACTTTCGACCCCCAGGGCCGCCCACTGTGGCTGGGAGAACCTTTCCCCACTGCCTGCGCCCGTGTGGACACCCTGCGTGCCCACGGATACCCCCGGCAAGCCCTGCGGCTGGCCAGTGCCATCATCAACACGCTCCGGCTGCAGCGGCGGCATCAGCTGGAGAGCTACAAGCAGCAGAAAAAAG AGCTGCTCCAGAAGGGTTCCACCTGCATCACCAACACTGAAGGATGGGTGGGGCACCCCCTGGACCCCATTGGCTGCCTCTGCAGGGCGCTCCTGGAGGCCTGTCGTCTGGAGGAGGAGGCACTTACCCTTTACCCAG ACTCAGGCCCCGAGAAGCGGAAGGTGGCCTACCAGCACGTGCCTGTGCCCGGGAGCCCTGGAGAGTCCTATTTGGTGCTGGCGCTGGAGGTGGcactgctggggctggggcagcagCGGGCCCTGCCGGAGGGGCTGTACGCCCAGGACAAGGTGGTGCGCAACGAGGAGCAGCTGCTGGCCCTGCTGGAGGAAGTGGAATTGGATGAGCGGTTGGTGCAAGTGCTGCGCAAACAGGCGGGGCTGCTGCTGGAAG GGGGTCCCTTCAGTGGCTTCGGGGAGGTGCTGTTCCGGGAGAGCGTGCCCATGCACACCTGTGCCCGCTACCTGTTCACTGCACTGCTGCCTCATGACCCCGACCTGGCCTATCGCCTCGCGCTGCGAGCCATGAG GCTGCCTGTACTGGAGACAGCATTTCCTGCTGGAGAACCTCATCCCAGCCCACTGGACTCCATCATGAGCAACCGCTTCCCCCGCTGGTTCATCCTTGGCCACCTGGAGACCCGCCAGTGTGAACTGGCTTCCACCATGTTGACAGCCGCCAAGG GAGACCCCAAGTGGCTACACGCGGTACTGGGCTCCATCCAGCAGAACATCCACTCTCCCGCCCTGCTCTTCAAGCTGGCGCAAGACGCCTGCAAGACAGCCACCCCGGTTAGCGCCCCACCAGACACCACGCTGCTGGGCATCGCActggagctggggctgcag GTGATGCGGATGACTCTGAACATAATGACCTGGCGGCGGAGGGAGATGGTGCGCTGGCTGGTCAGCTGTGCCACAGAGATTG gcccgcAAGCCCTGATGAATATCATGCAGAACTGGTATTCCCTATTCACACCGGTGGAGGCGGCCACTATCGTAGCAGTGACGGGCACCACACACGCCACTCTGCTGCGACTGCAGCTGGACACACCCCGGAGGGAGGAGCTCTGGGCCTGCGCCCGCACCCTGGCCTTGCAGTGCGCCATGAAGGATCCTCAGAACTGCGCTTTGCCTGCCCTGACCCTGTGTGAGAAGAACCACTCGGCCTTCGAGGCGGCCTACCAGATCGTGCTGGACGCGGCGGCCGGCGGCCTGGGCCACGCCCACCTCTTCACTGTGGCCCGCTATATGGAGCACCGCGGGCTGCCGCTCCGGGCCTACAAGCTGGCAACGCTGGCCCTGGCGCAGCTCAGCATTGCCTTCAACCAGGACAGCCACCCTGCCGTCAACGACGTGCTTTGGGCCTGCTCGCTCAGCCACTCCCTGGGCCGGCACGAGCTCTCTGCCATCGTCCCCCTCATCATCCGCAGCATCCACTGTGCCCCAATGCTGTCCGATATTCTGCGCCGCTGGACTCTCTCGGCGCCCGGCCTGGGCCCCTTAGGGGCACGCCGGGCCACCAAGCCACTGGGTGCTGACCGGGCGCCGCTCTGCCAGCTCCTGGATGCGGCAGTCACCGCCTACATCACCACCAGCCACTCGCGCCTCACGCACATCAGCCCGCGGCACTATGGGGACTTCATTGAATTCCTGGGCAAGGCCCGGGAGACCTTCCTGCTGGCGCCCGACGGGCACCTCCAGTTCGCACAGTTCTTGGAGAACCTCAAACAGACCTACAAGGGCAAGAAGAAACTCATGCTTTTGGTGCGGGAGCGTTTTGGTTGA
- the ZSWIM4 gene encoding zinc finger SWIM domain-containing protein 4 isoform X5, with product MEPPAAKRSRGCPAEPDERDAGAGAARGQGRPEALLDLSAKRVAESWAFEQVEERFSRVPEPVQKRIVFWSFPRSEREICMYSSLGYPPPEGEHDARVPFTRGLHLLQSGAVDRVLQVGFHLSGNIREPGGPGEPERLYHVSISFDRCKITSVSCGCDNRDLFYCAHVVALSLYRIRHARQVELRLPISETLSQMNRDQLQKFVQYLISAHHTEVLPTAQRLADEILLLGSEINLVHGAPDPTAGAGIEDANCWHLDEEQIQEQVKQLLSNGGYYGASQQLRSMFSKVREMLRMRDSNGARMLILMTEQFLQDPRLALWRQQGAGMTDKCRQLWDELGALWVCVVLSPHCKPEERAGWLQLLSRWDKLDVCPLEEGNYSFDGPSLQPTVAPIPGSEEEEEVAATSPRHTVFGRALLAGELHWNDAYLQRILASDSYGPSLTGSVGGDKPTFDPQGRPLWLGEPFPTACARVDTLRAHGYPRQALRLASAIINTLRLQRRHQLESYKQQKKELLQKGSTCITNTEGWVGHPLDPIGCLCRALLEACRLEEEALTLYPDSGPEKRKVAYQHVPVPGSPGESYLVLALEVALLGLGQQRALPEGLYAQDKVVRNEEQLLALLEEVELDERLVQVLRKQAGLLLEGCLYWRQHFLLENLIPAHWTPS from the exons ATGGAACCCCCCGCGGCCAAGCGGAGCCGGGGCTGCCCCGCGGAACCCGACGAGCGCgatgctggggctggggctgcgcGTGGCCAGGGCCGGCCCGAGGCGCTGCTGGACCTCAGCGCCAAGCGGGTAGCCGAGAGCTGGGCCTTCGAGCAG GTGGAGGAGCGGTTCTCCCGGGTGCCTGAGCCGGTCCAGAAGCGCATCGTGTTTTGGTCGTTTCCACGCAGTGAACGGGAAATATGTATGTACTCGTCGCTGGGTTACCCGCCCCCAGAGGGCGAGCACGACGCCCGGGTGCCCTTTACCCGTGGGCTGCACCTGCTCCAGAGCGGGGCCGTGGACCGCGTGTTGCAAGTGG GATTCCATTTGAGTGGAAACATCCGCGAGCCGGGGGGTCCTGGAGAGCCCGAGCGCCTCTACCACGTCTCCATCAGCTTTGATCGCTGCAAGATCACGTCGGTGAGCTGCGGCTGTGACAACCGCGACCTCTTCTACTGCGCCCACGTCGTGGCCCTGTCCCTGTACCGCATTCGGCACGCCCGCCAGGTGGAGCTACGGCTGCCCATCTCCGAGACGCTCTCCCAGATGAACCGGGACCAGCTGCAGAAGTTCGTGCAATACCTCATCAGCGCCCACCACACTGAGGTGCTGCCCACCGCTCAGCGCTTGGCTGATGAGATCCTCCTGCTGGGCTCTGAGATCAACTTGGTGCATG gcGCCCCAGACCCCACCGCTGGCGCAGGAATCGAGGACGCCAACTGCTGGCACCTGGACGAGGAGCAGATCCAGGAGCAGGTGAAGCAACTGCTGTCCAACGGCGGCTACTACGGGGCTAGCCAGCAGCTGCGCTCCATGTTCAGCAAG GTGCGGGAGATGCTGCGAATGCGGGACTCCAACGGAGCGCGCATGCTGATCCTCATGACCGAGCAGTTCCTGCAGGACCCGCGCCTGGCCCTGTGGCGGCAGCAGGGCGCCGGCATGACGGACAAGTGCCGGCAGCTCTGGGATGAGCTGG GGGCCCTGTGGGTTTGCGTCGTCCTGAGCCCCCACTGCAAACCAGAGGAAAGGGCAGGCTGGCTCCAGCTGCTCAGCAGGTGGGACAAGCTCGACGTGTGCCCACTGGAAGAAGGCAACTACTCCTTCGACGGCCCCAGCCTGCAGCCCACCGTGGCCCCCATCCCAG GCtcggaggaagaggaagaggtggcAGCCACAAGTCCCCGCCACACGGTATTTGGCCGCGCCTTGCTGGCTGGAGAGCTGCACTGGAATGACGCCTACCTGCAGAGGATCCTGGCCAGTGACTCCTACGGGCCCAGCCTCACAGGCAGCGTGGGTGGGGACAAACCGACTTTCGACCCCCAGGGCCGCCCACTGTGGCTGGGAGAACCTTTCCCCACTGCCTGCGCCCGTGTGGACACCCTGCGTGCCCACGGATACCCCCGGCAAGCCCTGCGGCTGGCCAGTGCCATCATCAACACGCTCCGGCTGCAGCGGCGGCATCAGCTGGAGAGCTACAAGCAGCAGAAAAAAG AGCTGCTCCAGAAGGGTTCCACCTGCATCACCAACACTGAAGGATGGGTGGGGCACCCCCTGGACCCCATTGGCTGCCTCTGCAGGGCGCTCCTGGAGGCCTGTCGTCTGGAGGAGGAGGCACTTACCCTTTACCCAG ACTCAGGCCCCGAGAAGCGGAAGGTGGCCTACCAGCACGTGCCTGTGCCCGGGAGCCCTGGAGAGTCCTATTTGGTGCTGGCGCTGGAGGTGGcactgctggggctggggcagcagCGGGCCCTGCCGGAGGGGCTGTACGCCCAGGACAAGGTGGTGCGCAACGAGGAGCAGCTGCTGGCCCTGCTGGAGGAAGTGGAATTGGATGAGCGGTTGGTGCAAGTGCTGCGCAAACAGGCGGGGCTGCTGCTGGAAG GCTGCCTGTACTGGAGACAGCATTTCCTGCTGGAGAACCTCATCCCAGCCCACTGGACTCCATCATGA